A single Xylanimonas cellulosilytica DSM 15894 DNA region contains:
- a CDS encoding class I SAM-dependent methyltransferase, producing MNDIESVGYRHVPDAEGGAAGRTWWDANAGEYLDEHGAFLGDAGFRWGPEGLTEAEAGLLGDVTGRRVLEVGAGAAQCSRWLAGRGAVVVATDVSHGMLRRGAPLDAATGVPVPVVQADARALPFADASFDVVFTSFGAIPFVPDAVRVHAEAARVLRPGGRWVFSVTHPLRWAFPDDPTRHGLTATRSYFDRRPYVEQAGGRVVYAEYHRTVGDHVRDVAAAGLHLLDVVEPEWPAWNDQVWGGWGPERGAYLPGTAIYVTVKPL from the coding sequence GTGAACGACATCGAGAGCGTCGGTTACCGCCACGTGCCCGACGCCGAGGGCGGAGCCGCCGGCCGCACGTGGTGGGACGCGAACGCCGGCGAGTACCTCGACGAGCACGGCGCGTTCCTCGGCGACGCGGGCTTCCGCTGGGGCCCCGAAGGGCTGACCGAGGCGGAGGCCGGGTTGCTCGGCGACGTCACCGGCCGCCGCGTCCTGGAGGTCGGCGCCGGTGCCGCGCAGTGCTCGCGCTGGCTCGCCGGCCGCGGCGCCGTCGTCGTCGCCACCGACGTCTCGCACGGCATGCTGCGCCGCGGTGCGCCGCTCGACGCCGCGACCGGCGTGCCCGTGCCGGTGGTGCAGGCCGACGCCCGCGCCCTGCCCTTCGCCGACGCGAGCTTCGACGTCGTCTTCACCTCGTTCGGCGCCATCCCGTTCGTGCCCGACGCCGTCCGCGTGCACGCGGAGGCCGCGCGCGTGCTGCGGCCCGGCGGCCGGTGGGTCTTCTCCGTGACGCACCCGCTGCGCTGGGCGTTCCCCGACGACCCGACGCGCCACGGCCTGACGGCCACCCGCTCGTACTTCGACCGCCGGCCGTACGTGGAGCAGGCCGGCGGCCGCGTCGTGTACGCCGAGTACCACCGCACGGTGGGCGACCACGTGCGCGACGTCGCCGCCGCGGGCCTGCACCTGCTCGACGTCGTCGAGCCCGAGTGGCCCGCGTGGAACGACCAGGTCTGGGGCGGCTGGGGCCCGGAACGGGGCGCCTACCTGCCAGGCACGGCGATCTACGTCACCGTGAAGCCGCTGTAG